A genomic region of Gossypium hirsutum isolate 1008001.06 chromosome D01, Gossypium_hirsutum_v2.1, whole genome shotgun sequence contains the following coding sequences:
- the LOC107921016 gene encoding beta-galactosidase 13 has product MVEPRRLLVIFFLSTLLIAYSNANVEEIQKGTEEGDEEGKVGGQKAQGVTYDARSLIINGKRELLFSGAIHYPRSTPDMWPDLIKKAKQGGINTIETYVFWNGHEPVEGQYNFEGEFDLVKFIKLIHEHKLYAVVRVGPFIQAEWNHGGLPYWLREVPGIIFRSDNEPFKKHMKRFVTMIVDKLKQEKLFAPQGGPIILAQIENEYNTIQRAFREKGDSYVQWAGKLALSLNANVPWIMCKQRDAPDPVINTCNGRHCGDTFYGPNKRNKPALWTENWTARYRVFGDPPSQRSAEDLAYSVARFFSKNGSMVNYYMYYGGTNFGRTSASFTTTRYYDEAPLDEFGLQREPKWGHLKDVHRALSLCKRALFWGVPTTLKLGPDQQAIVWQQPGTSACAAFLANNNTRLAQHVNFRGQDIRLPARSISVLPDCKTVVFNTQLVTTQHNSRNFVRSEIANKNFNWEMYREVPPVGLGFKFDVPRELFHLTKDTTDYAWYTTSLKLGRRDLPMKKNVSPVLRVASLGHGIHAYVNGEYAGSAHGSKIEKSFVFQRAVSLKEGENHIALLGYLVGLPDSGAYMEKRFAGPRSITILGLNTGTLDISQNGWGHQVGIDGEKKKLFTEEGSKSVQWTKPDQGGPLTWYKGYFDAPEGDNPVAIVMTGMGKGMVWINGRSIGRYWNNYLSPLKKPTQSEYHIPRAYLKPKNLIVLLEEEEGNPKDVHIVTVNRDTICSAVSEIHPPSPRLFDTKNGSLQPKVNDLKPRAELICPGKKQIVAVEFASYGDPFGACGAYFIGNCTAPESKQVVEKYCLGKPSCQIPLDSIHFSDQNDACTHLRKTLAVQVKCA; this is encoded by the exons ATGGTAGAACCTCGGCGTTTACTCGTGATATTCTTTTTGTCGACATTGTTGATTGCTTATAGCAATGCAAATGTCGAAGAGATTCAGAAGGGTACCGAGGAAGGGGACGAAGAAGGTAAGGTAGGAGGTCAGAAGGCTCAGGGCGTGACATATGACGCAAGGTCCTTGATCATCAATGGCAAACGAGAGCTTCTCTTTTCGGGAGCTATCCATTACCCACGTAGCACCCCAGAT ATGTGGCCGGACCTGATTAAAAAAGCTAAGCAGGGAGGCATCAATACGATTGAAACGTATGTTTTCTGGAATGGACACGAACCAGTTGAGGGACAGTACAACTTTGAAGGAGAATTTGACTTGGTGAAGTTCATCAAGTTGATTCATGAGCATAAGTTGTATGCAGTCGTTAGGGTCGGCCCTTTTATCCAAGCTGAATGGAATCACGG AGGATTACCATATTGGTTAAGAGAGGTCCCCGGCATCATTTTCCGATCCGATAATGAACCTTTCAAG AAACACATGAAAAGGTTTGTGACCATGATTGTTGACAAACTGAAGCAAGAGAAGTTGTTTGCTCCACAAGGAGGACCTATTATTTTAGCACAGATCGAGAATGAATACAACACTATTCAACGAGCATTCAGGGAAAAAGGGGATAGTTATGTTCAATGGGCTGGAAAACTGGCCCTTAGCTTGAATGCCAATGTCCCATGGATCATGTGCAAGCAGAGGGACGCCCCAGATCCCGTT ATCAATACATGCAATGGAAGGCACTGTGGAGATACTTTCTATGGTCCAAATAAGCGCAACAAGCCGGCATTGTGGACTGAGAACTGGACTGCACG GTATAGAGTATTCGGTGATCCACCATCCCAAAGGTCAGCTGAAGATTTGGCGTACTCAGTTGCTCGATTCTTCTCCAAAAATGGAAGCATGGTCAACTACTATATG TACTATGGTGGCACCAATTTTGGCAGGACAAGTGCCTCATTTACAACAACTCGTTACTATGACGAAGCCCCTCTTGATGAATTTG GTCTTCAAAGGGAACCAAAGTGGGGTCATCTTAAGGACGTCCACAGGGCCTTGAGTTTGTGCAAAAGGGCTCTATTTTGGGGGGTTCCTACTACTCTAAAGTTGGGTCCAGATCAACAG GCTATAGTCTGGCAACAACCTGGAACTTCAGCCTGTGCGGCTTTCTTGGCCAACAATAACACTCGTCTGGCACAACATGTGAATTTCAGGGGCCAGGACATTCGCCTGCCGGCTCGTTCCATTAGCGTCCTCCCTGATTGCAAGACCGTGGTTTTCAACACTCAACTG GTCACAACTCAACATAACTCAAGAAACTTTGTAAGATCAGAAATTGCAAACAAGAATTTTAACTGGGAGATGTACAGGGAAGTCCCTCCTGTCGGACTTGGATTTAAGTTTGACGTGCCAAGGGAGCTTTTTCATTTGACCAAAGATACAACCGACTATGCTTGGTACACAACTAG CCTTAAGTTGGGTCGACGTGATTTACCAATGAAGAAAAATGTCAGCCCAGTTTTACGGGTTGCAAGTCTTGGCCATGGAATCCATGCCTATGTAAATGGTGAATACGCCGGTTCTGCACATGGGAGCAAAATTGAGAAGAGCTTTGTTTTCCAGAGAGCTGTAAGCTTGAAGGAAGGGGAAAACCATATTGCTCTCTTAGGCTACTTAGTGGGACTCCCC GATAGCGGAGCCTACATGGAGAAAAGGTTTGCTGGGCCTCGTTCTATCACCATCCTTGGTTTGAACACTGGAACACTCGACATATCACAAAATGGTTGGGGCCATCAG GTTGGAATTGatggagaaaagaagaaattgtttACTGAAGAAGGCTCAAAGTCTGTTCAGTGGACAAAGCCTGACCAAGGAGGACCATTAACATGGTACAAGGGATATTTTGATGCACCAGAAGGGGACAACCCAGTTGCCATTGTTATGACTGGTATGGGGAAGGGTATGGTTTGGATCAATGGTAGAAGCATTGGCCGATATTGGAACAATTACCTTAGTCCTCTTAAGAAGCCAACACAATCCGA GTACCACATCCCACGGGCATACTTGAAGCCAAAGAACCTGATTGTCCTCCTTGAGGAAGAAGAAGGCAATCCTAAAGATGTCCATATAGTAACAGTGAACAGGGATACAATCTGCAGTGCTGTGAGTGAAATTCACCCACCATCCCCGAGATTGTTCGACACCAAAAATGGTAGTCTCCAACCCAAAGTGAATGATTTGAAACCAAGGGCTGAATTAATATGTCCAGGCAAGAAGCAAATCGTGGCAGTGGAGTTTGCCAGCTATGGTGATCCATTTGGCGCTTGCGGAGCCTACTTTATTGGAAATTGTACAGCGCCAGAATCCAAGCAAGTTGTCGAGAAGTATTGCTTGGGGAAGCCCAGCTGCCAAATCCCACTAGATAGCATTCATTTCAGTGACCAAAATGACGCATGTACCCATCTCAGGAAGACTTTGGCCGTCCAAGTCAAATGTGCCTAA